A genome region from Patescibacteria group bacterium includes the following:
- a CDS encoding NYN domain-containing protein — protein MMRGLIKGKVAVFIDAANLELSAKDRGWRVDYLKLYSWLKTEFDVYFVGFYTARFDTQEHDRFLTFLKKTGYELSIPSL, from the coding sequence ATGATGAGAGGTTTGATAAAGGGGAAAGTCGCAGTTTTTATTGATGCCGCTAATCTGGAACTCTCCGCCAAAGACAGGGGCTGGAGAGTTGATTATTTGAAGCTTTATAGTTGGTTAAAAACGGAATTTGATGTATATTTTGTGGGGTTTTATACCGCTCGTTTTGATACGCAAGAACACGATCGTTTCCTAACTTTCCTGAAGAAAACAGGATATGAACTATCTATACCAAGCCTCTAA
- a CDS encoding NYN domain-containing protein, with amino-acid sequence MYTKPLKEIRDRGNIKAHHRKANFDVEIAVDALSKRGLYKNLILFSGDSDFDYLVKYLRKAEKKVVVISLKHHISRELIESADFYMDLKKIRKFIERKQ; translated from the coding sequence ATCTATACCAAGCCTCTAAAGGAAATAAGAGATAGAGGCAATATCAAAGCTCATCATCGCAAGGCTAATTTTGATGTGGAAATAGCAGTAGACGCGCTCTCCAAAAGAGGGCTTTATAAAAATTTGATTCTTTTTTCTGGCGATAGCGATTTTGATTATTTAGTCAAATACCTAAGAAAAGCGGAAAAAAAAGTTGTAGTAATTTCCTTAAAACATCATATCTCAAGAGAATTGATAGAGAGCGCGGATTTTTATATGGATCTTAAAAAGATCAGAAAGTTTATTGAAAGAAAGCAATAA
- a CDS encoding glycosyltransferase gives MKIRLLSVIIPCFNEENNLKRGVLQELASYLNKQRYKWEVLICDDGSADNSKKAIQEFVAKNNRFRLIEISHAGKPHAIYAGVKSAVGDIFLFTDMDQSTSISEVEKLLPWFDRGYDIVIGSRGLKREGFSATRKVASVVFRYLRGLFVLSYIVDTQCGFKAIKADLAREIFPLLSYFRKGSRLAGWSVSAYDAEMLFIADKWGYKLKEVFVKWKDNDISDTKKRSSVRFIHQSINMAKEVINVVINNWRGTYSARV, from the coding sequence ATGAAAATCCGTTTATTGAGCGTAATTATTCCTTGTTTTAATGAGGAAAATAATTTGAAAAGGGGAGTTTTGCAAGAGCTTGCATCTTATTTGAATAAACAAAGGTACAAGTGGGAAGTGCTTATTTGTGATGATGGGTCTGCCGATAATAGTAAAAAAGCAATACAAGAGTTTGTTGCAAAGAATAATAGATTTAGATTGATAGAGATTAGTCATGCTGGAAAACCCCATGCTATATATGCGGGTGTTAAGTCTGCTGTTGGTGATATTTTTCTTTTTACGGATATGGACCAATCGACCTCTATTTCTGAAGTGGAAAAACTTTTGCCATGGTTTGATCGGGGTTACGATATTGTAATAGGGTCTAGAGGACTGAAAAGGGAAGGATTTTCCGCAACAAGAAAAGTAGCTTCTGTAGTTTTTAGGTATTTAAGAGGACTGTTCGTTCTTTCTTATATAGTGGATACCCAATGCGGTTTTAAAGCTATTAAAGCAGATTTAGCGAGAGAAATATTCCCTCTGCTTTCGTATTTTAGAAAGGGAAGTCGATTAGCAGGGTGGTCTGTGAGCGCTTATGACGCTGAAATGTTGTTTATCGCGGATAAATGGGGATACAAATTAAAAGAGGTTTTTGTAAAGTGGAAGGATAACGATATTAGCGATACGAAAAAGAGAAGCTCGGTGCGTTTTATACACCAATCAATTAACATGGCAAAAGAGGTTATAAATGTGGTGATAAACAACTGGCGAGGAACATACTCTGCGAGAGTTTGA
- a CDS encoding helix-turn-helix domain-containing protein, with protein sequence MDYVTIKTQVYTPEQVADILQLSKNTVYQLINRGEIIAKKLGKVYRIPASSISFAFTGLDYDLFKAQKEDLKNIKKVQAEVSKARKSL encoded by the coding sequence ATGGATTATGTAACCATAAAAACACAAGTTTATACCCCAGAACAGGTTGCGGACATTTTGCAATTAAGCAAAAACACCGTTTATCAGTTAATAAATCGCGGAGAGATTATTGCCAAAAAGCTCGGAAAAGTATACAGGATCCCCGCCAGCTCCATATCCTTCGCATTTACTGGCTTGGACTACGATCTTTTTAAAGCGCAAAAAGAAGACCTCAAAAACATTAAAAAAGTGCAAGCGGAGGTTTCCAAAGCGCGTAAATCGCTATGA